The following is a genomic window from Pseudomonas parafulva.
CGCCCGCGCTGCTCGAAGCGGTCTCGCGGCATGTGAGCGCCGGCCACAACCAATACGCACCCATGACCGGCCTGCCTGTACTGCGCGAACAGGTCGCGGCGAAGATTGCCCGTCTGTATGGCGTTCAGGTGGACGCCGAGCAGGAAATCACCATTACCCCCGGTGCCACCGAGGCTATCTTCTGCGCCATCCAGGCAGTGATTCAGCCCGGTGACGAGGTAATCGTCTTCGATCCCTGCTACGACAGCTACGCACCCGCTGTGGCACTGGCTGGCGGTCGCTGCGTGCATCTGCAACTGAGCGATGGCGATTTTCGTATCGACTGGCAAGCGTTCAGCGATGCATTGACACCCCGCACGCGCCTGGTGGTGCTCAACTCCCCGCACAACCCCAGCGGCGCGCTGATTACCCGCGAAGACCTCGACCAATTGGCGGCGCTGATCGCCGGGCGCGATCTGTACCTGCTCAGCGACGAAGTCTACGAGCACCTGGTCTACGACGGGGTGCAGCATGCCAGCGTGCTGGCCCACGAGGCGTTGTACGCGCGGGCCTTCGTGGTCAGCTCGTTCGGCAAGACCTATCACGTCACGGGGTGGAAAACCGGCTACGTGATCGCGCCGCCGGCACTGAGCGCGGAGCTGCGCAAGGTGCACCAGTACGTCAACTTCTGTGGCGTGACCCCCCTGCAGTGGGCGCTGGCCGACTTCATGGCCGAACACCCGGCCCATGTGGAAGAACTGCCGGGTTTCTACCAGGCCAAACGCGATCTGTTCTGCGACCTGTTGCACACCTCGCTCTTCAGGTTCACCCGCGCGGCGGGCACCTATTTCCAACTGGTGGACTACTCGGCGATCCGTCCCGACCTCGATGACGTGCAGATGGCGCTGTGGCTGACCCGCGAGCACGGCGTGGCGAGCATTCCGGTGTCGGTGTTCTACCAGCAACCCATCCCCGCGCAGCGCCTGGTGCGCCTGTGCTTCGCCAAACGTGAGGAGACGCTGCGTCAGGCAGCGGAAAAGCTATGCGCGATCTGAGCCAACTGCCCAACCTGAACCTGGCCCTGGTGCAGACTCACCTGGCCTGGCATGACCGCGAAGGCAACCACGCACATTTCGAGGTGCTGCTGGAGCAAGCCCGAGGAGCGGACCTGGTGATTCTGCCGGAGATGTTCACCACCGGTTTCACCATGGATTCCGAGCGCCTCGCCGAGCCGGAGCAGGGGCCCACCTGTAAATGGCTCAAGGCCCAGGCGAAGAAGCTCGACGCGGTGATCACCGGCAGCGTGATCATTCGTGCCGCTGACGGCAGCCACCGCAACCGCCTGCTGTGGGCGCGCCCCGATGGCGAGGTGCTGCACTACGACAAGCGTCACCTGTTCCGCATGGCTGGCGAGCACCAGCACTACACGCCGGGCGAGCGGCAGGTGCAGTTCGAGCTCAACGGTTGGCGCGTGCGTCCGCTGATTTGCTACGACCTGCGCTTCCCGGTGTGGAGCCGCGACCCGCACGACACCGACCTGCTGTTGTACACCGCCAACTGGCCGGCAGCGCGTCGCCAGCACTGGAACCGTCTGCTGCCCGCGCGGGCGATCGAGAACCTGTGCTATGTGGCGGCGGTGAATCGGGTGGGCACCGACGGCAAGGGCTTTGCCTACTCGGGGGACAGTCAGGTGCTGGATTTCCAGGGCGAGAGCCTGCTGGGCGCAGCCGAAGCCGACGGTGTCTTCCATGTGGCGCTCAATGCCGTGGACCTGGCCGCCTACCGTGCGCGGTTCCCGGCGAACCTGGATGCCGACACCTT
Proteins encoded in this region:
- a CDS encoding pyridoxal phosphate-dependent aminotransferase, with amino-acid sequence MIRSKLPNVGTTIFTRMSQLAAQTGALNLSQGFPDFDAPPALLEAVSRHVSAGHNQYAPMTGLPVLREQVAAKIARLYGVQVDAEQEITITPGATEAIFCAIQAVIQPGDEVIVFDPCYDSYAPAVALAGGRCVHLQLSDGDFRIDWQAFSDALTPRTRLVVLNSPHNPSGALITREDLDQLAALIAGRDLYLLSDEVYEHLVYDGVQHASVLAHEALYARAFVVSSFGKTYHVTGWKTGYVIAPPALSAELRKVHQYVNFCGVTPLQWALADFMAEHPAHVEELPGFYQAKRDLFCDLLHTSLFRFTRAAGTYFQLVDYSAIRPDLDDVQMALWLTREHGVASIPVSVFYQQPIPAQRLVRLCFAKREETLRQAAEKLCAI
- a CDS encoding amidohydrolase, whose protein sequence is MRDLSQLPNLNLALVQTHLAWHDREGNHAHFEVLLEQARGADLVILPEMFTTGFTMDSERLAEPEQGPTCKWLKAQAKKLDAVITGSVIIRAADGSHRNRLLWARPDGEVLHYDKRHLFRMAGEHQHYTPGERQVQFELNGWRVRPLICYDLRFPVWSRDPHDTDLLLYTANWPAARRQHWNRLLPARAIENLCYVAAVNRVGTDGKGFAYSGDSQVLDFQGESLLGAAEADGVFHVALNAVDLAAYRARFPANLDADTFDIH